TCATAAAGATTGATCCAGTCAAACAACCTATTATAGAAAAAATCTACAGAGATTTTCTCTCGGGAGTTCCAAAATTTCTGATCTCCAAAGAAGTTAGAGAACTAGGATTTCCGCATAGTGGAAATTCGGCCGTTCGCCGCATTCTAATCGATCCATTGTACGCGGGATTAGTTCGCGTCAGTCCCTGGTGTGAATATGCCGGAGAAACTGGTAAAAGGCATTCACGAAGGCATCGTCAGTGAAGCACAATATTACGGGGTGCAGGAAATGCTTGGACTGAGCAAACGCCGAATGCACACTAAGCCGAAGGAAGAGTTTCTGCTTAATATGCCTAAAATTTTTCAAGATTCCAGTTTGGGACAGAAACACGCTATTTTTAGTCAGGTGTTCAAACAAGGATTCACCTTTAAGGAAGGTAGTTTTAGAGCACCTTCGATCAACTTAGAGTTTGCTCGTAAGTTGCTGATAATCAAAGAAAAATGGCTGCTCTTTTTGGAGCAACCCTCTGGTGTTTTTGAAGGAGTCCCTTCATGCGGGGAAGGAGGGAGTCCATTTGAACACTTGCGGGAACTTTTACGGATAATAAGAGATATCTATGGAAATAAGGGTCGGTTATAAATTGACGGCTAATTAAGTGTAAGTAATTTCTCTGTGTAGTCGACCAAAAACAAGGGGATATTAACTAACCCATCATCTTTCTTCAGATTCTTTAGCGAATATCTTATTCGCACTGGCGGTTCATAAAGGCCATTATATATCGAAAGACTTTTACTACGTACATTCTCATCAGATTTCACCTCAACGGGGATAATTTCATTTTTCATCTGAATAATAAAGTCAACTTCAGCCTGGTTTCCAGAAGTCCAGTATCGAGGTTGCACTTCAAAATTTTTGATTAAGTGCTGTAAGATATAGTTTTCGGTCAGTGCGCCCTTAAATTCTGTAAATAAACGATTCCCTTCTCTAACAGCTATAGGGTCTAGTAGTGAAAGTCTACGTAACAAACCGACATCAATCAAGTAAAGTTTAAATGCCGAAAGATCATCATAGGCAGAAATAGGTAATCCTGGCTTGCTTATTTTAAAAACCCTATGCACCAGACCGGCATGCGAAAGCCAAAGTAAGGCATCTTCATATTCTCTTGAACGTGCACCTGTTCTTACACTCTGGTAAAGAAATTTTTTATTATCCCTTGCCAGTTGTGAAGGTATTGAAGCCCAAAGATGATTAATTTTAGGTACATCCTTACTTTCTGCATATTTCGAAAAATCAAGTGCGTATGCATTTACAATATTTTGCAGTACCTGCTGTGTTTTTTCTACATCATGTTGTTCCAATAGTGTAACTACCGCTTCGGGCATTCCCCCACAAATAAAAAATTTCTTTAATTTATCCACCAATGGGTTAAAAAAAATGTCAGGTATAGGCTCCAGTCTATCTATACTCTCTATATAAGCAAAAAGCTGAGGATCATCAGCAGACAGAAATTCAGAAAAACTGATCGGGTTGACCTGTAAAAAATCAACTTTCCCGACCGGAAATGAATTGCCTTTTGACATCGCAACCCCAAGTAGTGAACCTGCACTAGCCACCACATATTCAGGCGCGTTCTCATAGAAATACTTTAAAGTATTCAGTGCTTCATTGCATTCTTGTATCTCGTCAAATATAATTAGTGTTTTCTGCGGTAGTATTGGCAAACCATGGACTAGGGATAGATTTTGTACAATGCGCTGTATGTCCTTGGTGTTTTCAAAAAATTGCTTTAGATCAGGCTGTTCCTCAAAATTAAAATACGCAACATTCTCAAATTCGGCGGCACCAAAATGTTTCAATAGCCATGTTTTACCAACTTGCCTTGCCCCTTGAAGTACCAGTGGTTTACGGTTTGGATCTGTTTTCCAGGATGATAATTTTTTCTGTACACTTCTTTTGATTTGCATAATTCACAACTTAAGTGCCAATTATGTGATTTTAATCACATAATTGGCATTAAACTATGTAAATCTATGCAAACTTTCTTGACCCGGCAACAATTTTAATATCTTTTTTGGTTATACTATAATTATTTCAATTGTACGATGAGTATGACGGGTGTACGCATTGTTAATCATTGGTGCCATTTCTTTTTAGGAAAACGTTTATAGCATGAGGGGAGATTTAGAATACCTAAAGTTCATGCAAAATCTTTATAAATAGTAAAGCCCAACAATGTTGGGCTTTAAATTGCTCTGCGGAGAGCGAGGGATTCGAACCCCGGACCTGTTACAGTCAACAGTTTTCAAGACTGCCGCATTCGACCACTCTGCCAGCTCTCCGCTGCAAAAGTACGAACTTGGCGCAAATCTGCAAATGATTTCCATTCAAATATTTGCATAAATATTTTAAGCGTTGCTAATCATTTAGTTAGCACGCGTAAAAACTTTCAAAAAAATAAATAAATGGCCAGAAACAGCCATTTTGGCTACGATCTTGGCTTTCAGGTTTACACTAAAGGGCCTCTCCAGGGTAAATTTTTTCGCGATCTACCGATAAAATTCCATTTCCTTCGATTGCGAAACAAACGAGCCCGATGAGTACAGAGACCGAAAACCAAAATTCTGAATAGGGTTTAAAAATACCACCAGAAATATTTACAAAGAATACCGCCCCAATCAGTATCGGTAAATTAATAAGGCAGAACAAGCGGGTATATGTGCCCAAAGCAATGGCCATACCGCCGATAATGTGCATTAAGATAATTAAATGTGCCAGTAAACTGATGCTGATGGCAGTACCTAAAAAGGCACCCCGCATGAGGTTGCTAAATGCCTGCATGTTGATATAAAAATCAATGCCCTTCCAAATTAAAATGAGGCCTAATAAGATTCTAAAATAGTCTAACCATTTTGGGTGATGGTGATCGCCCCAGTTTTGGATTTTCTTAAGCATGTTCATAACTTCTATATTTTTGGTTAGAACAATTTACAAAATAAATAAGAGAATAACAAAGTTAACTGTTTGATTTTAAGGCTTTTTTTTATCCGTATTTTTACTATTTACATAGTCGGTTGGCGACATGCCGAACTGCTTGGCAAAGTTTCTTCCAAAGTGCGATTGAGAGCTATAACCAACCATTTCTGAGATTTCATAGATCTTTAATGCCCCTTCATTTAAAAGTTCAGCAGCTTTTTTTAGTCTCGTTAAATTAATCAGTTCATTCGGACTCAGGTTCGAAATAGATTTGATTTTCCGGTATAAGGTTGGCCGGCTCATATTCATCTTTTCTGCCAGGTGTTCTACATCCAGGGCTTGATCGCTGATATTTTTATTAATGGTATCCTGCAATTTTTCTAAAAACAGTTCGTCTGCCTTTGAATAAGCAATACTTTTAAGGTGAAGGAGGGGCGAACTGGAGAAATATTCCTTAATCTTGTTCCTGTTTTTAATCAGACTGGAAATCTGTACCTGGAGAAATTCTGGCGAAAAGGGTTTTTCTACATAGGCATCGGCACCCAGCTCTAAACCCTCAATTTTAGATTGCAACGAATTTTTTGCAGTAAGCAGGATAACGGGGATGTGGCTAAACTCCAGGGTCGATTTAACTTTCGCACAAAATTCGAAACCGTCCATTTCGGGCATCATTACATCGCTAATAATGAGCTGAACAATTTCACGCTGTAATATTTCTAAGGCTTCTATGCCGTTCCGGGCCTGTAGAACATGGTATTTTTCTTCCAGATCATCTGAAATGAAATCAAGGATATCTTCATTATCATCAACCAATAACACCACAGATCTTTCCATATCCTCAGTATCTTTTATGGTAAACGTGCCTACAATTTCTTCCATTTTCCGTTCAGGTTAAATTCTATAAGTTGATGGATAGGCAGTTCTAATACAAATATATTAAAATCACCATCATTAAAATCTAAATAAAGCTCCCCGCTATGCAGTTGCGCAAGCGATTTTGAAATCGATAAACCTATTCCGGTTCCTGCCTTTATTTCTGTTTCTTTGCCCCTAAAAAAAGGTTCAAATATCTTGTCCTTAATTTCTACAGGGATTCTGTTCCCATCATTTTTTACCATCACGGCAAACTTATCGCCCTGCTGTAGTAATAAGCTGATTTGTACGGTGCTTTTTCCGTATTTAATGGCATTGTCTACCAAATTGCTGATCATTTTGTAAAAAGCCTCTACGTCAATATAAGCATGGAGTTTTTTTTCAGGTAAATGGAGGTTATAGGTAATGTCTTGCTGTTCTGCAGCAGGTTGGAACTGAAGAAATACATCTTTTAATATTTCAGAAATATCGGCCTTTACAAAGTTTAACGAAAATTCGCTGGTTTCGGTTTTTCTGAAATCCAATAATTGGTTGGTTAATTTGAGCAATCTATCGGTGTTTCGGCCCATAATCCGTAAATTCTTTTCTATTGCCGGTACCGCATCGGCCTGTTTAATCAGTTTCTCCATCGGTCCGATAATCAAGGTGAGCGGTGTTCTGATTTCGTGGGCAACATTGGTGAAAAACTCGATTTTTGCCTGATAAATTTCTTTTTGTTTTTCATGCTCAAAAACTTCCATCCTCCTGCTGTTTTTTAGCGCAATTTTTCGGTGGTACCTCCGTACCAGAAAGAAAACAATTCCGCCTGCAGCAATTAAATAAAGCAGATAAGCCAACGGACTGAGGTAAAAAGGGGGATGTATTTTGATCAGCAGTTTAACGTTTTTGGTGCTCCAGGTACTACTTCCTTCAACCAAAGCTTTTACCTCAAAAGTATAACTGCCCGGAGCAAGTTTGGTAAAATAAACCTTCCTGTTGGTTTTTAAATATTCCCAGTTTTTATAAAGCCCGGTCATTTTATAAGCATACTCCGTCATTTCGGGCGATAGATAACTTAAGGCAGCAAAATCGATACTAAAAGAAGATTGATTGTAGTTCAGTTCGATGGTATCGGCATAAACGATAGATTTGTCAGAAATAGAATCTGCCCCATTTGCACCGATTTCTGAGCTATTGACCTGAAACCCGGTTAAAAATACAGGGGTTTGGTAAGATGTTGCTTTTAAATTAGCCGGATTGAAGCTGACCAGCCCTTTTACGCTCCCAAAATACGTTCGGCCATTCTCATCCTGGTAGGCAGAACTGTAATTAAACTGATCGGTAAGTAATCCGTTGGCTTTAGAATAGGTTTTGCTTAAACCTGTAGTGGGATCGAAATGGATAAGGCCCCTGGTGCTGCTAATCCAGAATTTATTGGCCGCATCTTCTTCTATGCGGAACAGGTAATTGCTGGGGAAACCATTTTTTATACCGTAACGCTTAAACTGATGTGTTTTCTGATTAAAGCTGCAAAGCCCACCACCATCTGTGGTTACCCAAATGTGCTGTTTACTATCTTCAAAAACACTATTTACCGTGTTATGGCTTAAACTTTTCGCATCTGTCGGAATATTTCGGTAGTTCACATAACCTGGTTTGGATAAGTTAAACTGAAATAAACCATCGTTAAAGCTCCCTGCCCAGATATTGCCCTTACTATCTTCCATAACCGAATCGTAAAAAATAAAAGGCAGACCCGCAACCGGGTCGAAATCATCTTTTTTGCGGTTATAACGGTAAATCCCATTAATCGTGCCTACTAAAATTTCACCCGATCTTGTTTTACAAAAAGTAACAATAAAGTTGGTGCGTAAAGCATTTCCAACACCTGCCTGGTAATGTTTAATTACCTTTTCTGTTTTCAGGTCTAAAACGTCCAATCCATGTTCGAAAGTGCCAATCCAGAGTTTGTTGCCATCAACCAATAAACCGTGGATATTGGAATAGGCAATGCTTCCGGGCTTCCCGTCGGGTAAAAAATGTTTAAACACACCTGTTTTTACGTCGAGTTTGTTCAGCCCCGCATCTTCCGTACCGATCCATAAATTTCCCTTACCATCTCTGGTAATTTCCCTTACATCGCTTCCACTAATCGAATTAGTGCCTTTTTGCGGAAAGTATTTGGTAAACAGCGAAGTATGGCTGGAATAGTAATTTACACCTCCGAAATAGGTGCCTGTCCAAACCCCGCCTTCACGGTCAAGGCAGATGGTATAAACGGCATTGTCGCTCAAAGAATAATCATTGTTATATTGTTTTTTGAGGTGGATAATTACCTCATTTTCATCATTATAGATGTAAATGCCCGATTCGGTGGCAATCCAAAATTCATGAGGTCCTGTTTTTTTGATATCCCGAACAAAAATTGGCGTTTGGTCGTCGTTTAACCGGAGTATATTTTTTGATGTTAAAGTAACCAGATTAAAGAGTTTAACGCCCTGATTGGTAGTGCCGACCAGTAAATTCCCGTTTTCGGTTTCTGCAATTCTCGATACCCAGCCATATTCGGTTTTGGCATTTTTGCCGTTAATATTAAATTGCTCAAAATTATTTGCTTTGGGATTGTATTTTTCCAGTGTTCCCTTTCCGGTACTGATCCATACACTACCATCTTTTAAAACCGTTACCAACGAGGCATCGAAAGGTGCATTATGGGTAAAGGCCTGCATTTTCTTGGTTCGCTTTTGATATAAATATATTTTGAATGAAGATAAGATCCATAAATTTCCGCGCTGATCGCTGGCCAGGTCGATAATCCGCATCCCTTTGGTTTCTTTAATAATGGCAAAGCTTTCTTTTGCAGGGTTATATTGGTATACACCGCTGTTGGTACCTACCCAAAGTGTTTGTTCCTGATCGTGGTGGAGCGCATAAATTAAATCGTTGCCTAAACTGCCCGCCTGGTCTGGGTCGTGGCGATAGGTTTTAAAAGCATAACCATCAAAGCGGTTTAAGCCATCTTTTGTGCCAAACCACATAAAGCCGTTTCCATCCTGCACACTACAAAATGCTGTATTGTTGGAAAGTCCGTTTTCTACCTGATAATGCCTGAAATAATAAGGCTGCGCCCAAAGCTGGCGGACCGAAAACAACAGGCATAAAAGGATGAAGAGTTTTTTCAAGATATTTTGGTCAGTTACATCAAATATATTAAAGAAATGCTTTGCTTTCGGGTTAATTTAAATTTGAGAGGATAAGTAGAAAGATTGAGACAGATTTCAGTTTTATTTGAGAAAGCCCTAAAGATTTAAGAAACCCAGTTTTTATAGGCCTGAAAACTGTCAATTGCCAATTGCAAGCTAATCTAAGTGTTACTCTTTTTTATAGAACTGGAAACTGCCAACTGCCAATTGCAAGCTAATCTAAGTGTTACTCTTTTTTATAGAACTGGAAACTGCCAACTGCCAATTGCAGACTAATCTAAGTGTTACTCTTTTTTATAGAACTGGAAACTGCCAACTGTCAATTGCAGACTAATCTAAGTGTTACTCTTTTTTATAGAACTGGAAACTGCCAACTGCCAATTGCAGACTAATCTGGGCGTTCCCTAAGCTGCGCAAAGGTCGGGCTTTGCAGGGCTGCGCTTCGCTCCGGTACCGATGAAGGATCGGTACTGAACCCTTACAATCCCTAACGCGAAGCTACTGCATTAAGACTTTGCGCGTAATTGCTTGCGCTCGTTTCCTAACGAGTGCTTAAATAGATAAACGATTTTATCGTTTGCGTTTGTAAACGACAAACTATTCAACGCTCGTTAGAAACGAGCGTTAGCCAGAAACTCAGTTTTTATAGGCCTGAAAACTGTCAATTGCCAATTGCAAGCTAATCTAAGTGTTACTCTTTTTTATAGAACTGGAAACTGCCAACTGCCAATTGCAGACTAATCTGGGCGTTACCTAAGCTGCGCAAAGGTCGGGCTTTGCAGGGCTGCGCTTCGCTCCGGTACCGATGAAGGATCGGTACTGAACCCTTACAATCCCTAACGCAAAGCTACTGCATTAAGACTTTGCGCGTAATTGCTTGGGCTCGTTTCCTAACGAGTGCTTAAATAGATAAACGATTTTATCGTTTGTAAACGACAAACTATTCAACGTTTCTGAGCCGCTGTGGTTAAACAGACTCCTCCAATACAAATCGAGACAAAATGAAGAAAGATTGATACAAATGCGTATCCCTCTGAAAAGCTAAAAACCGAATCTTTGGATAAGAATTAAATAGAACTAAATCCATTTACCTCTTTAACTAACCAAATCCCTAACCTAATATGAAAAGAAGTTTATTCTCTTATGGTGGCTTTGTCTGCCTGGATTGGTGCCCGCTTCAAAAAATGTTTTTGAAGCGCAAAGTCCTCTCCGTTATTTTTACTTCCATCACCCTAATCTTACTTTCCTTTCAGCTTAGTGCCCAGGAGCAAACGGCTGTTACCGGAACAGTAACCGACGAAAAAGGAGAAACAGTTGTTGGCGCCAGTGTTAAAGTTAAAGGTACTAACACCGGAGTAACAACAGATGGCGATGGAAAATTCAGAATTCAGGTAAGCGATAAAAATGCTACGCTGATCTTTATTTATGTAGGCTATATCAACCAGGAAGTTGCACTGGCCGGCCGTACGCAAATCAATGTTAAACTCAAGCCATCTAATAACGATTTATCAGAAGTTGTTGTAGTGGGGTACAATACGCAGAAAAAGGAGGCCATAACAGGGGCCATTTCATCAATTAGCAGCAAAGACCTTGAAAAAGTGCATGGCGGTTCTACCGTAAGTACTGGTTTAGCCGGAAAGTTACCTGGTGTATCTTTCAGGATGCCTGATGGAAGACCAGGCTCCAGTGCCAATATCCAGATCCGTAACATGGGTAATCCGCTTTATGTGATCGATGGTATTCAACAAGATGCCGGGCAGTTTAATAATATCTCACCTAACGATATCGAAAGTATCAGCGTGCTTAAAGATGCATCAGCTGCTATTTATGGCAGCAGGGCATCAAACGGTGTAATTTTGGTAACCACCAAAAGGGGTAAAAACAGTACGCGTAATACCTTTAGTGTTGATGCTTATACCGGCTGGCAAAACTGGGTACGGTTTCCCGAAACAACTGATGCCTATCAATGGATGTTAGGTAAAGCCACAGCAGAAATGAACCAGAATGGAAGAACAGATATTACACAGGCCGAGTTGGATAAATGGAAAGCGGGTACAGAATATGGTTATCAGAGCCAGAACTGGAAAGACATTATCATTGCGCCAAACGCTCCACAAACTTCTGTGAATTTAAGTGCCTCGGGCGGAAGCGACCGGGTAAACTATTACTTTTCTGCTACCCGTTTAGATCAGAAAGGCGTATACGGCACAGCAAGGGAATTCGATTTCAACCGGACCAATATCCAAAGTAATATCGAAGCTAAAATAACCGATCGTTTTAAGGTAGGTATGCTGATTAATGGTCGTATCGAAAGTCGCGATCAGCCAGGCGTACCAGGTGGAGATGATTACTGGGCTGCCCGTTTTGCCCTATTGAGAAACAGGCCAACTGAACAGGCTTATGCCAATGGCAATCCAAATTACCCGAACGATATTGGGCACAATACCGAGCAGTTTGCCGTACAGAGTAAAGCTTTAACCGGATACTGGAAATCAGACTGGAGGGTTTTGCAAACCAATTTATCAGCCTCTTACGAAACGCCCATAAAAGGCTTGGAAATAAAAGGTTTATATTCTTATTACATTGCCGATAACGTAATCAATGGGCATGAGTATACCTATA
The nucleotide sequence above comes from Pedobacter riviphilus. Encoded proteins:
- a CDS encoding ATP-binding protein, translated to MQIKRSVQKKLSSWKTDPNRKPLVLQGARQVGKTWLLKHFGAAEFENVAYFNFEEQPDLKQFFENTKDIQRIVQNLSLVHGLPILPQKTLIIFDEIQECNEALNTLKYFYENAPEYVVASAGSLLGVAMSKGNSFPVGKVDFLQVNPISFSEFLSADDPQLFAYIESIDRLEPIPDIFFNPLVDKLKKFFICGGMPEAVVTLLEQHDVEKTQQVLQNIVNAYALDFSKYAESKDVPKINHLWASIPSQLARDNKKFLYQSVRTGARSREYEDALLWLSHAGLVHRVFKISKPGLPISAYDDLSAFKLYLIDVGLLRRLSLLDPIAVREGNRLFTEFKGALTENYILQHLIKNFEVQPRYWTSGNQAEVDFIIQMKNEIIPVEVKSDENVRSKSLSIYNGLYEPPVRIRYSLKNLKKDDGLVNIPLFLVDYTEKLLTLN
- a CDS encoding DoxX family protein, encoding MNMLKKIQNWGDHHHPKWLDYFRILLGLILIWKGIDFYINMQAFSNLMRGAFLGTAISISLLAHLIILMHIIGGMAIALGTYTRLFCLINLPILIGAVFFVNISGGIFKPYSEFWFSVSVLIGLVCFAIEGNGILSVDREKIYPGEAL
- a CDS encoding response regulator transcription factor is translated as MEEIVGTFTIKDTEDMERSVVLLVDDNEDILDFISDDLEEKYHVLQARNGIEALEILQREIVQLIISDVMMPEMDGFEFCAKVKSTLEFSHIPVILLTAKNSLQSKIEGLELGADAYVEKPFSPEFLQVQISSLIKNRNKIKEYFSSSPLLHLKSIAYSKADELFLEKLQDTINKNISDQALDVEHLAEKMNMSRPTLYRKIKSISNLSPNELINLTRLKKAAELLNEGALKIYEISEMVGYSSQSHFGRNFAKQFGMSPTDYVNSKNTDKKKP
- a CDS encoding ligand-binding sensor domain-containing protein — its product is MKKLFILLCLLFSVRQLWAQPYYFRHYQVENGLSNNTAFCSVQDGNGFMWFGTKDGLNRFDGYAFKTYRHDPDQAGSLGNDLIYALHHDQEQTLWVGTNSGVYQYNPAKESFAIIKETKGMRIIDLASDQRGNLWILSSFKIYLYQKRTKKMQAFTHNAPFDASLVTVLKDGSVWISTGKGTLEKYNPKANNFEQFNINGKNAKTEYGWVSRIAETENGNLLVGTTNQGVKLFNLVTLTSKNILRLNDDQTPIFVRDIKKTGPHEFWIATESGIYIYNDENEVIIHLKKQYNNDYSLSDNAVYTICLDREGGVWTGTYFGGVNYYSSHTSLFTKYFPQKGTNSISGSDVREITRDGKGNLWIGTEDAGLNKLDVKTGVFKHFLPDGKPGSIAYSNIHGLLVDGNKLWIGTFEHGLDVLDLKTEKVIKHYQAGVGNALRTNFIVTFCKTRSGEILVGTINGIYRYNRKKDDFDPVAGLPFIFYDSVMEDSKGNIWAGSFNDGLFQFNLSKPGYVNYRNIPTDAKSLSHNTVNSVFEDSKQHIWVTTDGGGLCSFNQKTHQFKRYGIKNGFPSNYLFRIEEDAANKFWISSTRGLIHFDPTTGLSKTYSKANGLLTDQFNYSSAYQDENGRTYFGSVKGLVSFNPANLKATSYQTPVFLTGFQVNSSEIGANGADSISDKSIVYADTIELNYNQSSFSIDFAALSYLSPEMTEYAYKMTGLYKNWEYLKTNRKVYFTKLAPGSYTFEVKALVEGSSTWSTKNVKLLIKIHPPFYLSPLAYLLYLIAAGGIVFFLVRRYHRKIALKNSRRMEVFEHEKQKEIYQAKIEFFTNVAHEIRTPLTLIIGPMEKLIKQADAVPAIEKNLRIMGRNTDRLLKLTNQLLDFRKTETSEFSLNFVKADISEILKDVFLQFQPAAEQQDITYNLHLPEKKLHAYIDVEAFYKMISNLVDNAIKYGKSTVQISLLLQQGDKFAVMVKNDGNRIPVEIKDKIFEPFFRGKETEIKAGTGIGLSISKSLAQLHSGELYLDFNDGDFNIFVLELPIHQLIEFNLNGKWKKL